Proteins co-encoded in one Pelobates fuscus isolate aPelFus1 chromosome 5, aPelFus1.pri, whole genome shotgun sequence genomic window:
- the MTRFR gene encoding mitochondrial translation release factor in rescue, which yields MTTPSILCLVRRQLSWKAWIPGREIRFLYPLNVAILSQAAEKKNAAFDLIDLKETDLEEQFVRGHGPGGQATNKTSNCVVLKHIPSGIVVKCHQTRSVEVNRKKARDILQEKIDVFYKGENSDILKHRDEAERRKQEKRKKAKEILEKKKLLKEIQISGDKN from the exons ATGACAACGCCAAGCATCCTTTGTTTGGTCAGACGGCAGCTGTCTTGGAAAGCATGGATTCCAGGGAGGGAGATTAGGTTTCTTTATCCATTGAATGTTGCAATATTATCCCAGGCAGCAGAAAAGAAAAATGCTGCCTTTGATCTCATAGACCTCAAGGAGACAGACTTAGAGGAGCAGTTTGTCAGGggacatggcccaggagggcaaGCCACCAATAAAACCAGTAACTGTGTTGTACTGAAGCATATTCCTTCTGGAATTGTAGTGAAA TGTCACCAGACCAGATCCGTGGAGGTAAATAGGAAAAAAGCACGAGATATACTGCAGGAGAAAATAGATGTTTTCTACAAAGGAGAAAATAGTGATATCCTCAAACATCGGGATGAGGCAGAGAGAAGGAagcaagaaaaaaggaaaaaggcaaAAGAAATTTTGGAAAAGAAGAAACTCCTGAAGGAAATACAAATTTCAGGAGACAAGAACTAA